The proteins below come from a single Fusobacterium nucleatum genomic window:
- a CDS encoding L-lactate dehydrogenase — MLQTRKVGIVGVGHVGSHCALSMLLQGVCDEMVLMDIIPEKAKAHAIDCMDTISFLPHRAIIRDGGIQELSKMDVIVISVGSLTKNEQRLEELKGSLEAIKSFVPDVVKVGFNGIFVTITNPVDIVTYFVRELSGFPKNRVIGTGTGLDSARLKRILSEVTNIDSQVIQAYMLGEHGDTQVANFSSATIQGVPFLDYMKTHPEQFKGVELSVLEKQVVRTAWDIISGKNCTEFGIGCTCSNLVKAIFHNERRVLPCSAYLDGEYGHSGFYTGVPAIIGGNGVEEILELPLDERERKGFEAACAVMKKYIEVGKSYKIV, encoded by the coding sequence ATGTTACAAACAAGAAAAGTTGGAATTGTTGGAGTTGGTCATGTTGGAAGTCATTGTGCCTTATCTATGTTATTACAAGGTGTATGTGATGAAATGGTTTTAATGGATATTATTCCAGAAAAAGCAAAAGCACATGCAATAGATTGTATGGACACTATAAGTTTTCTTCCACATAGAGCTATTATTCGTGATGGAGGAATTCAAGAGCTTTCAAAAATGGATGTAATCGTAATCAGTGTTGGAAGTTTAACCAAAAATGAACAAAGATTAGAAGAATTAAAAGGCTCATTAGAAGCTATAAAAAGTTTTGTTCCTGATGTTGTAAAAGTAGGATTTAATGGAATTTTTGTTACAATAACTAATCCAGTTGATATAGTAACTTATTTTGTGAGAGAGCTTTCAGGCTTCCCTAAAAACAGAGTTATTGGAACAGGAACAGGTTTAGATAGTGCAAGGTTAAAAAGAATTTTAAGTGAAGTTACAAATATTGACAGCCAAGTTATTCAAGCATATATGTTAGGAGAACATGGAGATACACAAGTAGCAAACTTTTCAAGTGCTACAATACAAGGAGTACCATTTTTAGATTATATGAAAACTCACCCAGAACAATTTAAAGGAGTAGAACTTTCTGTTTTAGAAAAACAAGTAGTTAGAACAGCTTGGGATATTATTTCTGGAAAAAATTGTACAGAGTTTGGAATAGGTTGTACTTGCTCTAATTTAGTGAAAGCAATATTCCATAATGAAAGAAGAGTTTTACCATGTAGTGCCTATTTAGATGGTGAGTATGGACATTCAGGTTTCTATACAGGAGTTCCAGCTATTATTGGAGGTAATGGAGTAGAAGAAATTTTGGAACTTCCTTTGGATGAAAGAGAAAGAAAAGGTTTTGAAGCTGCTTGTGCTGTAATGAAAAAATATATTGAGGTCGGAAAATCTTATAAAATAGTATAA
- the nifJ gene encoding pyruvate:ferredoxin (flavodoxin) oxidoreductase, with translation MAKKMQTMDGNQAAAYASYAFTEVAGIYPITPSSPMAEYTDEWAAKGMKNIFGVPVKLVEMQSEGGAAGTVHGSLQAGALTTTYTASQGLLLKIPNMYKIAGELLPGVIHVSARSLSAQALSIFGDHQDVYAARQTGFAMLATNSVQEVMDLGGVAHLSALKSRVPFLHFFDGFRTSHEIQKVEVMDYEDLKKLVDWKALEEFRKRALNPEHPVTRGTAQNDDIYFQAREVQNKFYDAVPDIVASYMKEISKITGREYKPFNYYGAPDAERIIVAMGSVCEAAQEVIDYLVEKGEKVGLISVHLFRPFSSKYFFDVLPKTVKRISVLDRTKEPGSLGEPLLLDIKALFYNKENAPLIVGGRYGLSSKDTTPAQIKAVFDNLEKDTPKDAFTVGIVDDVTHTSLEVGPAMALADPTTKACLFYGLGADGTVGANKNSIKIIGDKTDLYAQGYFAYDSKKSGGVTRSHLRFGKKPIRSTYLVSRPTFVACSVPAYLHQYDMTSGLKEGGKFLLNCVWTKEEALENIPNNIKRDLAKNKARLFIINATALAHEIGLGQRTNTIMQAAFFKLAEIIPFEEAQQYMKDYAKKSYAKKGDEIVQLNYNAIDRGANDIVEIEVDPAWANLEVTPLNEPKESTTCGYCQPDTEFVKKIVRPVNAIKGYDLPVSAFLGYEDGTFENGTSAFEKRGVAVDVPIWKVDKCIQCNQCSYVCPHAAIRPFLINEDELKAAPNSFATKKAAGKGLDGLVYRIQVSALDCVGCGSCANVCPADALDMRPIAESLETHEDINTNYLYNNVEYRSNLMSLDTVKGSQFSQPLFEFHGACPGCGETPYIKLITQLYGDRMMVANATGCSSIYSGSAPATPYTTNKNGEGPSWGSSLFEDNAEYGFGMHVGVEALRSRIQHTMEENMDKVDEDIAILFKDWIANRQYSVRTREIRDILVPKLEALNADFAKEILDLKQYLVKKSQWIIGGDGWAYDIGYGGLDHVLASSEDINVLVMDTEVYSNTGGQASKATPTGAVAKFAAAGKPVKKKDLAAIAMSYGHIYVAQVSMGANQQQFIKAVKEAEAHQGPSIIIAYSPCINHGIKKGMSKSQTEMKLATECGYWPIFRYNPSLEKIGKNPLQIDSKEPKWEKYEEYLTGEVRYQTLAKSNPEGAKILFETNKKDAQKRWRQYKRMAALDYSEEKETE, from the coding sequence ATGGCAAAAAAAATGCAAACTATGGATGGAAACCAAGCAGCAGCTTACGCGTCTTATGCTTTTACAGAAGTGGCAGGAATATATCCTATAACACCATCTTCACCAATGGCAGAATATACAGATGAATGGGCAGCAAAAGGAATGAAGAACATTTTTGGTGTTCCAGTAAAATTAGTTGAAATGCAATCAGAAGGAGGAGCTGCTGGAACTGTTCATGGCTCTTTGCAAGCTGGAGCATTAACAACAACTTATACTGCATCACAAGGGCTACTTTTAAAAATTCCTAATATGTATAAAATAGCTGGTGAATTATTACCAGGAGTTATACATGTGTCTGCAAGATCATTATCTGCACAAGCATTATCAATCTTTGGTGATCACCAAGATGTTTATGCAGCAAGACAAACTGGATTTGCAATGCTTGCAACAAATTCAGTACAAGAAGTAATGGACTTAGGTGGTGTGGCTCACTTATCAGCATTGAAGTCAAGAGTACCATTTTTACATTTCTTTGATGGATTTAGAACTTCTCATGAAATTCAAAAAGTTGAAGTAATGGATTATGAAGATTTAAAGAAATTAGTAGATTGGAAAGCATTAGAAGAATTTAGAAAAAGAGCTTTAAATCCTGAACATCCAGTAACAAGAGGTACAGCACAAAATGATGATATCTATTTCCAAGCAAGAGAAGTACAAAATAAATTTTATGATGCAGTTCCTGATATAGTTGCTAGTTACATGAAAGAAATCTCAAAAATTACAGGAAGAGAATATAAACCATTTAATTATTATGGAGCACCAGATGCAGAAAGAATAATAGTTGCGATGGGTTCAGTTTGTGAAGCAGCACAAGAAGTTATAGATTACTTAGTAGAAAAAGGAGAAAAAGTAGGTTTAATATCTGTACATTTATTTAGACCTTTCTCTTCTAAATACTTCTTTGATGTTTTACCAAAAACAGTAAAAAGAATTTCAGTTTTAGATAGAACTAAAGAACCTGGTTCATTAGGAGAACCTTTATTACTTGATATAAAAGCATTGTTCTATAATAAAGAAAATGCTCCATTAATAGTTGGTGGAAGATATGGATTATCTTCAAAAGATACAACTCCAGCTCAAATAAAAGCTGTATTTGATAACCTTGAAAAAGATACACCAAAAGATGCATTTACAGTTGGTATAGTAGATGATGTAACTCATACTTCACTTGAAGTAGGACCAGCTATGGCACTTGCAGATCCAACAACAAAGGCTTGTCTATTCTATGGATTAGGAGCAGATGGAACAGTTGGAGCAAATAAAAACTCTATTAAAATCATAGGAGACAAAACAGACTTATATGCACAAGGATATTTTGCTTATGACTCTAAAAAATCTGGAGGAGTTACTAGATCTCACTTAAGATTTGGTAAAAAACCTATTAGATCAACTTATTTAGTATCAAGACCAACATTTGTTGCTTGTTCAGTTCCAGCATATTTACACCAATATGATATGACATCTGGACTTAAAGAAGGTGGAAAATTCTTATTGAACTGTGTATGGACAAAAGAAGAAGCATTAGAAAATATACCAAATAATATAAAAAGGGACTTGGCTAAAAATAAGGCAAGATTATTTATTATAAATGCTACTGCACTTGCACATGAAATTGGATTAGGTCAAAGAACAAACACAATAATGCAAGCAGCTTTCTTCAAATTGGCTGAAATTATCCCATTTGAAGAAGCTCAACAATATATGAAAGACTATGCTAAAAAATCTTATGCTAAAAAAGGTGATGAAATAGTTCAACTTAACTATAATGCAATAGATAGAGGAGCAAATGATATTGTTGAAATAGAAGTTGATCCAGCATGGGCAAATCTTGAAGTAACACCTTTAAATGAACCTAAAGAATCAACAACTTGTGGATATTGTCAACCTGATACAGAATTTGTTAAGAAAATAGTAAGACCAGTGAATGCAATAAAAGGATATGATTTACCAGTATCAGCTTTCTTAGGATATGAAGATGGTACTTTTGAAAACGGTACTTCTGCTTTTGAAAAAAGAGGAGTTGCAGTAGATGTTCCTATTTGGAAAGTTGATAAATGTATACAATGTAACCAATGTTCTTATGTATGTCCACATGCTGCAATAAGACCATTCTTAATAAATGAAGATGAATTAAAAGCAGCTCCAAATTCTTTTGCCACAAAGAAAGCAGCAGGAAAAGGACTAGATGGACTAGTATATAGAATTCAAGTATCAGCTCTTGATTGTGTTGGTTGTGGATCTTGTGCTAATGTTTGTCCAGCAGATGCTCTTGATATGAGACCAATAGCTGAATCATTAGAAACACATGAAGATATAAATACAAATTATTTATATAATAATGTAGAATATAGAAGTAATTTAATGTCACTTGATACTGTAAAAGGTTCTCAATTCTCTCAACCATTATTTGAATTCCATGGAGCATGTCCTGGTTGTGGAGAAACACCTTATATTAAGTTGATAACTCAATTATATGGAGATAGAATGATGGTTGCAAATGCAACTGGATGTTCTTCAATTTATTCAGGTTCTGCTCCTGCAACTCCATATACAACTAATAAAAATGGTGAAGGACCATCTTGGGGATCTTCATTATTTGAAGATAATGCTGAATATGGATTTGGTATGCATGTAGGAGTTGAAGCATTAAGATCTAGAATTCAACATACTATGGAAGAGAATATGGATAAAGTTGATGAAGATATAGCTATTTTATTTAAAGATTGGATAGCAAATAGACAATATTCTGTAAGAACAAGAGAAATTAGAGATATACTTGTTCCAAAATTAGAAGCATTAAATGCAGATTTTGCAAAAGAAATTTTGGATTTAAAACAATATCTAGTTAAAAAATCTCAATGGATAATTGGAGGAGATGGATGGGCTTATGATATTGGTTATGGTGGGCTTGACCATGTACTTGCATCTAGTGAAGATATAAATGTATTAGTAATGGATACAGAAGTTTATTCAAATACTGGTGGACAAGCATCAAAAGCTACACCTACTGGTGCAGTTGCGAAATTTGCAGCAGCAGGAAAACCAGTTAAGAAAAAAGATTTAGCTGCAATAGCAATGTCTTATGGACATATCTATGTAGCACAAGTTTCTATGGGAGCTAATCAACAACAATTTATTAAGGCTGTTAAGGAAGCAGAAGCTCACCAAGGACCATCAATAATTATTGCATACTCACCTTGTATCAACCATGGTATCAAGAAAGGTATGTCAAAATCTCAAACTGAAATGAAACTTGCTACTGAATGTGGATACTGGCCAATATTTAGATATAACCCATCACTAGAAAAAATAGGTAAGAATCCTTTACAAATAGATTCTAAAGAACCTAAATGGGAAAAATATGAAGAATATCTAACTGGTGAAGTAAGATATCAAACTTTAGCAAAATCAAATCCAGAAGGAGCTAAAATTTTATTTGAAACAAATAAAAAAGATGCTCAAAAGAGATGGAGACAATATAAGAGAATGGCAGCACTAGATTATAGTGAAGAAAAAGAAACTGAATAA
- a CDS encoding acetate/propionate family kinase encodes MKILVINCGSSSLKYQLINPETEEVFAKGLCERIGIEGSKMEYEVISKDFEKKLETPMPSHKEALELVISHLTDKEIGVITSVDEVDAIGHRVVHGGEEFAQSVLVNDDVLKAIEANNDLAPLHNPANLMGIRTCMELMPGKKNVAVFDTAFHQTMEPEAFMYPLPYEDYKELKVRKYGFHGTSHLYVSGIMREIMGNPEHSKIIVCHLGNGASITAVKDGKSVDTSMGLTPLQGLMMGTRCGDIDPAAVLFVKNKRGLTDAQMDERMNKKSGILGLFGKSSDCRDMENAVKEGDERAILAENVSMHRLRSYIGAYAAVMGGVDAICFTGGIGENSSMTREKALNGLEFLGVELDKEINSVRKKGNVKLSKESSKVLVYKIPTNEELVIARDTFRLAK; translated from the coding sequence ATGAAAATACTAGTAATTAATTGTGGAAGCTCTTCGCTTAAATATCAATTAATAAATCCAGAAACAGAAGAAGTTTTTGCAAAAGGACTTTGTGAAAGAATTGGAATAGAAGGGTCTAAAATGGAATATGAAGTTATATCAAAAGATTTTGAAAAAAAATTAGAAACTCCTATGCCTAGTCACAAAGAGGCATTAGAATTAGTAATATCTCATTTAACTGATAAGGAAATAGGAGTTATAACTTCTGTTGATGAAGTTGATGCAATAGGACATAGAGTTGTACATGGTGGAGAAGAATTTGCACAATCAGTTTTAGTAAATGATGATGTTTTAAAAGCTATTGAAGCTAATAATGATTTAGCACCTTTACATAATCCTGCAAACTTAATGGGAATAAGAACTTGTATGGAACTTATGCCTGGTAAGAAAAATGTAGCTGTATTTGATACTGCTTTTCACCAAACTATGGAACCAGAAGCATTTATGTATCCATTACCTTATGAAGACTATAAAGAATTAAAAGTTAGAAAATATGGTTTCCATGGAACTTCTCATTTATATGTATCTGGAATTATGAGAGAAATTATGGGAAATCCTGAACATTCAAAAATAATTGTTTGTCATTTAGGAAATGGAGCATCAATAACTGCTGTTAAAGATGGAAAATCAGTTGACACTTCAATGGGATTAACACCATTACAAGGTTTAATGATGGGAACAAGATGTGGAGATATAGATCCAGCAGCTGTATTATTTGTTAAAAACAAAAGAGGTCTTACAGATGCCCAAATGGATGAAAGAATGAATAAAAAATCTGGAATTCTTGGATTATTTGGAAAATCTTCTGATTGTAGAGATATGGAAAATGCAGTTAAAGAAGGGGATGAAAGAGCTATACTTGCTGAAAATGTCTCTATGCATAGATTAAGATCATATATAGGAGCTTATGCTGCTGTTATGGGTGGAGTAGATGCTATATGCTTTACAGGAGGAATTGGAGAAAATTCTTCAATGACTAGAGAAAAAGCATTAAATGGTTTAGAATTTTTAGGAGTTGAATTAGATAAAGAAATAAATTCAGTCAGAAAAAAGGGAAATGTAAAATTATCTAAAGAATCTTCAAAAGTTTTAGTATATAAAATACCTACAAATGAAGAATTAGTCATAGCAAGAGACACATTTAGATTAGCAAAATAA